The DNA region CCATCTTCCTGCCCGACGAGAGCGGTATCCGGTGCAGAGGAAGAGGATACGGGGGCCTGTGGAGAGCTTGGTGTGTCATACCGGTTCTCCTTCAGACACGAACTCCTGCGCCCGCTGAGGCTGCGCTTCAATGACTTCTCCGGGGCTGAGGAAGTGGTTGGCGGCTGCAGCCAGCGCGGCACCGAGCAGCGGGGCGAGCCAGTACACCCAGTGGGCCGTCCAGATGCCGCTGGCAAGAGCCGGACCAAAGGAGCGCGCCGGGTTCATGCTCGCGCCCGTGATAGGGCCGCCCATTGCCGCTTCCAGCGCCACCGTGCCGCCTACCACCCAGGGCAGCCCCGAACGCAGGGCCACCAGCAGAAGGAAGAAGGTCAGGAAGGTCTCCAGCGTGAATGCCTGGAGAACACTGCCGGTTGGAACTGTGGCCCCGAGGTTCCCTTTCATACCGAACATGACCAGCAGCACGAAGGCGGCCAGGATGGCGCCGGTGAGCTGCGCGCCGACGTAAGGCAGCACCCGCTCCCTGGGGAATTTCCCCGCCAGGGTCAGCGCGAAGGTAGCGGCGGGGTTGATATGCGCGCCGCTTATCGGCGCGAGGGCCGCGATGACCGACATGACCGTTAAGCCGAAGACCACAGCAACGCCCAGGTGGCCGAGCATACCCGTCTGGGCCTGCACCACCGCTGCACCAGGACCGAAAAAAATCAGCGCAAAGGTGCCGGTGAGTTCTGCGGCCAGGGCGCGCAGGAGTGGGACGGTCATCAGGCAACCGTAACGGTGGGGCTGTCCGCATAGGTCTCGGGCACGGGACGCCCTTCCTTCAACGCCTGCACAAACGCCTCAAACTGCTTCCCAAGCTGGTCCCGCACCACTCGCCAGCGGTCCAGACTGCCGCCACTGGGATCGGCGAAGGGATAGTGCTGCCGGGTGGTCTTGCCCGGATAGACGGGGCACGCCTCTGCAGCAGAATCACAGACCGTGACCACGTAATCAAAGTTCTGCGGATCCGGCACGTCGTAGAGCGTCTTGCTGGTGTGCCCCTCCAGACTCAGCCCAATCTCGGCCATGACGGTCTTCGCGTCGTCCTTGACCCGGGTGGCCTCGGTCCCCGCCGAGTGAACGTCAAGGTCAAGGCCTGTTTTCCGGGCCGCCTCGCGGGTGAGGGCCTCGGCCATTTGCGAGCGGGCGGAATTGTGGGTGCAGAGGATCAGGACGCGAGTCATCCCATCAGCATATGGATTTAACTTGATGAGTCAAGGCAAGGTTGTCTGGAAATATCTCGGTCAATAGCGCGCCACCCAACTTGAAAAGTTGGTCCTGTTTCAGGGTGTAGTACGTGTTCTTGCCACGCTGCTCGGCGCGAACAAGTTTCGCCTCGCGGAGGATGCCCAGATGATAGGAGACCTTGGATTGTGGCAGCTCCAGCAGCGCTTCGAGGTCACAGACGCAGC from Deinococcus hopiensis KR-140 includes:
- a CDS encoding MIP/aquaporin family protein, whose translation is MTVPLLRALAAELTGTFALIFFGPGAAVVQAQTGMLGHLGVAVVFGLTVMSVIAALAPISGAHINPAATFALTLAGKFPRERVLPYVGAQLTGAILAAFVLLVMFGMKGNLGATVPTGSVLQAFTLETFLTFFLLLVALRSGLPWVVGGTVALEAAMGGPITGASMNPARSFGPALASGIWTAHWVYWLAPLLGAALAAAANHFLSPGEVIEAQPQRAQEFVSEGEPV
- a CDS encoding arsenate reductase ArsC, with product MTRVLILCTHNSARSQMAEALTREAARKTGLDLDVHSAGTEATRVKDDAKTVMAEIGLSLEGHTSKTLYDVPDPQNFDYVVTVCDSAAEACPVYPGKTTRQHYPFADPSGGSLDRWRVVRDQLGKQFEAFVQALKEGRPVPETYADSPTVTVA
- a CDS encoding ArsR/SmtB family transcription factor — its product is MTILAVPTVLDQLKALSHEIRYGLIRHLAQGERCVCDLEALLELPQSKVSYHLGILREAKLVRAEQRGKNTYYTLKQDQLFKLGGALLTEIFPDNLALTHQVKSIC